A window of Clavibacter michiganensis contains these coding sequences:
- a CDS encoding heavy metal translocating P-type ATPase encodes MTDPASGSAPAPAADAAPASASDGGPVLTRVDLDVQGMTCASCAMRIERKLGRMPGVEAAVNYATHRARVQLPTGTSVEDAIRTIERTGYRASERAGWGSAPADGVSGSAAAAAAAASASAERAPVAVAAPPVRPDAPAAAPDPAPAPAPEDPPARDAVAARRPDADELALRQRLVVSAALTVPVFLMAMVPALQFPNWQWLSLALAAPVAVWGAWPFHRSAAVSARHGGVGMDTLVSIGVAAAFLWSLYALFLGDAGRPGMRMTLSLVTEPGGGSGDVYLEVAAAVTVFLLGGRYLEARAARASGAALAALLDLAAKDVAVVRDGVEARIPIRDLRAGEEFVVRPGERIATDGVVVDGSSAVDRSLLTGESLPVEVGPGDDVTGATLNAGGRLLVRATRVGEETRLARMAALVEEAQTGKARIQRLADRVSAVFVPVVLVLAVGTLVGWLLLGFPPEAAFTAAVATLIIACPCALGLATPTALLVGTGRGAQLGILITGPEVLESTRRIDTVLLDKTGTVTTGVMSLVRAVAAAGVDADELVRVAAALEARSEHPVARAVVEAAGAGSVPAVKGFVATAGLGVHGVVDGRAVAVGRPSWLAEQWAAEPDASLAEALRGAEAEGSTVIAVAWDGAVRGILAVADTVKPTSAEAIRRIRALGLRPVLLTGDTAGAAHRVAAEVGIDEVIAGVLPEGKLDAVRRLQAEGRVVAMVGDGVNDAAALAQADLGIAMGTGTDAAIEAGDITIVRGDLVLVADAVRLARRTLGTIRGNLFWAFAYNAAAIPVAMAGLLNPLVAGLAMALSSVFVVTNSLRLRSFR; translated from the coding sequence GTGACCGACCCCGCATCCGGATCCGCGCCCGCTCCGGCCGCCGATGCCGCCCCCGCATCGGCGTCCGACGGCGGCCCGGTGCTCACGCGCGTCGACCTCGACGTGCAGGGCATGACGTGCGCGTCGTGCGCGATGCGCATCGAGCGGAAGCTCGGCCGGATGCCCGGGGTCGAGGCCGCCGTCAACTACGCCACCCATCGGGCTCGCGTGCAGCTGCCCACGGGCACGAGCGTCGAGGACGCCATCCGCACCATCGAGCGCACGGGGTACCGCGCGTCCGAGCGGGCCGGGTGGGGGAGCGCGCCGGCGGACGGCGTGTCCGGATCCGCTGCTGCTGCTGCTGCCGCCGCATCCGCATCCGCGGAGCGCGCGCCCGTCGCGGTCGCGGCTCCCCCCGTCCGCCCGGACGCGCCCGCCGCCGCCCCGGATCCCGCACCCGCGCCCGCCCCGGAGGATCCGCCCGCCCGCGACGCCGTCGCCGCCCGCCGCCCCGACGCCGATGAGCTCGCGCTCCGGCAGCGGCTCGTGGTCTCCGCGGCGCTCACCGTCCCCGTGTTCCTCATGGCGATGGTCCCCGCGCTCCAGTTCCCGAACTGGCAGTGGCTGTCGCTCGCGCTCGCCGCGCCCGTCGCGGTCTGGGGCGCGTGGCCGTTCCACCGGTCCGCGGCCGTCAGCGCGCGCCACGGCGGCGTCGGCATGGACACGCTCGTGAGCATCGGCGTCGCCGCCGCGTTCCTCTGGTCGCTCTACGCGCTCTTCCTCGGCGACGCGGGCCGACCGGGCATGCGCATGACCTTGAGCCTCGTCACGGAGCCCGGCGGCGGATCCGGCGACGTCTACCTCGAGGTCGCCGCGGCCGTCACGGTCTTCCTGCTCGGCGGCCGCTACCTGGAGGCGCGTGCCGCCCGCGCGTCCGGCGCCGCCCTCGCCGCGCTCCTCGACCTCGCCGCGAAGGACGTTGCGGTCGTGCGCGACGGCGTCGAGGCTCGCATCCCCATCCGCGACCTGCGCGCCGGCGAGGAGTTCGTCGTGCGGCCGGGCGAGCGGATCGCGACCGACGGCGTGGTCGTCGACGGATCCAGCGCGGTCGACCGCTCGCTCCTCACGGGCGAGTCGCTGCCCGTCGAGGTCGGCCCCGGCGACGACGTCACGGGCGCGACCCTCAACGCCGGAGGCCGCCTGCTCGTGCGCGCCACGCGCGTGGGCGAGGAGACCCGTCTCGCCCGCATGGCCGCGCTCGTGGAGGAGGCGCAGACGGGGAAGGCGCGGATCCAGCGCCTCGCCGACCGGGTCTCGGCCGTCTTCGTGCCCGTCGTGCTCGTGCTCGCCGTCGGCACGCTCGTCGGCTGGCTGCTGCTCGGCTTCCCGCCCGAGGCCGCGTTCACCGCGGCCGTGGCGACCCTGATCATCGCATGCCCGTGCGCCCTCGGACTCGCGACGCCGACCGCGCTCCTCGTGGGCACGGGCCGCGGCGCCCAGCTCGGGATCCTCATCACCGGCCCCGAGGTCCTGGAGTCGACCCGGCGCATCGACACCGTGCTGCTCGACAAGACCGGCACCGTCACCACCGGCGTCATGTCGCTCGTGCGGGCCGTGGCCGCGGCGGGCGTCGACGCCGATGAGCTCGTTCGCGTGGCCGCCGCCCTCGAGGCGCGGTCGGAGCACCCGGTGGCGCGGGCCGTCGTCGAGGCGGCGGGTGCCGGATCCGTCCCCGCCGTCAAGGGCTTCGTCGCGACCGCGGGACTCGGCGTCCACGGCGTGGTGGACGGCCGCGCGGTCGCGGTCGGCCGGCCGTCGTGGCTCGCGGAGCAGTGGGCCGCCGAGCCGGACGCGTCGCTCGCCGAGGCGTTGCGCGGGGCCGAGGCGGAAGGATCCACCGTGATCGCGGTCGCGTGGGACGGTGCCGTCCGCGGGATCCTCGCGGTCGCGGACACCGTCAAGCCCACGAGCGCCGAGGCCATCCGCCGCATCCGCGCCCTCGGCCTCCGTCCCGTGCTCCTGACCGGCGACACCGCGGGCGCCGCGCACCGCGTCGCCGCCGAGGTCGGCATCGACGAGGTGATCGCGGGCGTCCTCCCCGAGGGCAAGCTCGACGCGGTGCGCCGCCTGCAGGCCGAGGGGCGCGTCGTCGCGATGGTCGGCGACGGAGTGAACGACGCCGCCGCCCTCGCGCAGGCCGACCTCGGGATCGCGATGGGCACGGGCACGGACGCGGCCATCGAGGCGGGCGACATCACGATCGTCCGCGGCGACCTCGTGCTCGTCGCCGACGCCGTCCGGCTCGCGCGGCGCACGCTCGGCACGATCCGCGGCAACCTGTTCTGGGCCTTCGCGTACAACGCGGCCGCGATCCCGGTCGCGATGGCCGGCCTCCTCAACCCGCTCGTGGCCGGGCTCGCGATGGCGCTGTCGTCGGTGTTCGTCGTCACGAACAGCCTGCGCCTGCGGTCCTTCCGGTAG
- a CDS encoding heavy-metal-associated domain-containing protein gives MTTTTFPVTGMTCEHCVASVTEEVGELPGVASVAVDLVVGGESTVTVESDQPLDPEAVRAAVDEAGYVAGL, from the coding sequence ATGACCACCACGACCTTCCCCGTCACCGGCATGACCTGCGAGCACTGCGTCGCGAGCGTCACCGAGGAGGTCGGCGAGCTGCCGGGTGTCGCGTCCGTGGCCGTCGACCTCGTCGTGGGCGGCGAATCCACCGTCACCGTGGAGAGCGACCAGCCGCTCGACCCCGAGGCCGTGCGCGCCGCGGTCGACGAGGCCGGGTACGTCGCGGGGCTCTGA
- the ahcY gene encoding adenosylhomocysteinase has protein sequence MTLLPEATSTALPFRVADLSLAESGRHQIRLAENEMPGLMALREEFGASQPLAGARIAGSIHMTVQTAVLIETLTALGAQVRWASCNIFSTQDEAAAAVAVGAGTPEAPAGVPVFAWKGETLEEYWWCTEQIFDWSGEAEAADADWTGPNMILDDGGDASLLVHKGREYELAGVVPETPEDASHEYRVILDTLRRSLAASSDRWTRRAADIQGVTEETTTGVHRLYELARDGELLFPAINVNDSVTKSKFDNKYGIRHSLPDGLNRATDVLIGGKVAFVVGYGDVGKGAAEALRGQGARVIVSEVDPICALQAAMDGYQVAKLSSVIETVDILVTGTGNVDVVRVDDIQRMKHLSVIANVGHFDNEIDMAGLERLPGVEKVEIKPQVHEWRLPSGRSVLVLSEGRLMNLGNATGHPSFVMSNSFTNQVLAQIELWVRNEQYPIGVYVLPKHLDEKVARLHLDALGVELTELRPEQAAYIGVPVEGPYKVDHYRY, from the coding sequence ATGACCCTGCTCCCGGAAGCCACGTCCACCGCTCTGCCCTTCCGCGTCGCCGACCTCTCCCTCGCGGAGTCCGGACGCCACCAGATCCGCCTCGCCGAGAACGAGATGCCCGGCCTCATGGCCCTCCGCGAGGAGTTCGGCGCGTCGCAGCCGCTCGCGGGCGCGCGCATCGCCGGATCCATCCACATGACCGTGCAGACGGCAGTGCTCATCGAGACCCTCACCGCCCTCGGCGCGCAGGTGCGCTGGGCGAGCTGCAACATCTTCTCCACGCAGGACGAGGCCGCGGCCGCCGTCGCGGTCGGCGCAGGCACCCCGGAGGCGCCCGCGGGCGTGCCCGTCTTCGCCTGGAAGGGCGAGACGCTCGAGGAGTACTGGTGGTGCACCGAGCAGATCTTCGACTGGTCCGGCGAGGCCGAGGCCGCTGACGCCGACTGGACGGGCCCGAACATGATCCTCGACGACGGCGGCGACGCCTCCCTCCTGGTGCACAAGGGCCGCGAGTACGAGCTCGCCGGGGTCGTGCCCGAGACGCCCGAGGACGCCAGCCACGAGTACCGCGTGATCCTCGACACGCTGCGCCGCAGCCTCGCCGCGTCCTCGGACCGCTGGACCCGCCGCGCCGCCGACATCCAGGGCGTCACCGAGGAGACCACCACGGGCGTCCACCGCCTGTACGAGCTGGCGCGCGACGGCGAGCTGCTGTTCCCGGCGATCAACGTCAACGACTCGGTCACCAAGAGCAAGTTCGACAACAAGTACGGCATCCGGCACTCCCTGCCCGACGGCCTGAACCGCGCCACCGACGTGCTCATCGGCGGCAAGGTCGCGTTCGTCGTCGGCTACGGCGACGTGGGCAAGGGCGCGGCCGAGGCGCTGCGCGGACAGGGCGCGCGCGTCATCGTCTCCGAGGTCGACCCGATCTGCGCGCTCCAGGCCGCGATGGACGGCTACCAGGTCGCGAAGCTCTCGTCCGTCATCGAGACGGTCGACATCCTCGTCACCGGCACGGGCAACGTCGACGTCGTGCGCGTGGACGACATCCAGCGCATGAAGCACTTGAGCGTCATCGCCAACGTCGGCCACTTCGACAACGAGATCGACATGGCCGGCCTCGAGCGTCTCCCGGGCGTGGAGAAGGTCGAGATCAAGCCGCAGGTGCACGAGTGGCGCCTGCCGTCGGGCCGCAGCGTGCTCGTGCTCTCCGAGGGCCGCCTGATGAACCTGGGCAACGCCACCGGCCACCCGTCGTTCGTGATGAGCAACTCGTTCACGAACCAGGTGCTCGCGCAGATCGAGCTGTGGGTGCGGAACGAGCAGTACCCGATCGGCGTGTACGTGCTGCCGAAGCACCTCGACGAGAAGGTGGCGCGCCTGCACCTCGACGCGCTCGGCGTGGAGCTCACGGAGCTCCGTCCCGAGCAGGCCGCCTACATCGGCGTGCCGGTCGAGGGGCCCTACAAGGTGGACCACTACCGGTACTGA
- a CDS encoding phosphomannomutase/phosphoglucomutase — MTTTPAETLTAIVKTYDVRGLVGSQLTEELVTALGAGFVDELGAAGGEIVVGHDMRDSSPSFAQAFARGATARGGNVLLIGLCSTDETYFASGSLDAPAVMFTASHNPATYNGLKFSRAGAQGISLDTGLGAIRDRAIGFLADGIAAVEPAGQVRERDVLADYAGYLRQLVDLSGIRPLRVVVDAGNGMGGMTVPAVLGTAAGLPELPIEIIPLYFELDGTFPNHEANPLEPANLVDLQKAVVEHGADLGLAFDGDADRCFVVDEKGQAVTPSAVAAIVALREISRVKAQSPDEDVTVLHNLITSRIVPETIEAAGATAVRTRVGHSLIKDQMAATGAVFGGEHSAHYYFRDFWGADNGMLAAMHLLAEFGQTDGLMSDLSARYTPYALSGEINSTVDDVPAAYERIVEAFRGRGEFDELDGLTVDGPVGDDGSFWWFSVRPSNTEPLLRLNVEASTEAKMAALRDELLGLIRGA, encoded by the coding sequence ATGACGACGACTCCCGCCGAGACGCTGACCGCCATCGTGAAGACCTACGACGTGCGAGGTCTCGTCGGGAGCCAGCTCACCGAGGAGCTGGTGACGGCCCTCGGTGCGGGCTTCGTCGACGAGCTCGGCGCGGCAGGGGGCGAGATCGTCGTGGGGCACGACATGCGCGACTCCTCGCCGTCCTTCGCGCAGGCGTTCGCCCGGGGCGCGACGGCCCGCGGCGGGAACGTCCTCCTCATCGGGCTGTGCTCCACGGACGAGACCTACTTCGCGTCGGGATCCCTCGACGCCCCCGCGGTCATGTTCACCGCGAGCCACAACCCCGCCACCTACAACGGCCTCAAGTTCTCCCGCGCGGGCGCCCAGGGCATCAGCCTCGACACGGGCCTCGGCGCCATCCGCGACCGCGCCATCGGATTCCTGGCCGACGGCATCGCCGCGGTGGAGCCCGCGGGCCAGGTGCGCGAGCGCGACGTGCTCGCCGACTACGCGGGCTACCTGCGCCAGCTCGTCGACCTGTCCGGCATCCGCCCGCTGCGCGTCGTGGTCGACGCGGGCAACGGCATGGGGGGCATGACCGTCCCGGCCGTGCTCGGCACCGCGGCCGGCCTGCCCGAGCTGCCCATCGAGATCATCCCGCTGTACTTCGAGCTCGACGGCACCTTCCCCAACCACGAGGCGAACCCGCTCGAGCCGGCGAACCTCGTCGACCTGCAGAAGGCGGTCGTCGAGCACGGCGCCGACCTCGGCCTCGCATTCGACGGCGACGCGGACCGCTGCTTCGTCGTGGACGAGAAGGGCCAGGCGGTCACGCCCAGCGCCGTCGCCGCCATCGTGGCGCTCCGCGAGATCTCGCGCGTGAAGGCGCAGTCGCCGGACGAGGACGTCACGGTGCTGCACAACCTCATCACCTCGCGCATCGTCCCCGAGACCATCGAGGCGGCGGGCGCCACGGCGGTCCGCACGCGCGTCGGCCACTCGCTCATCAAGGACCAGATGGCCGCCACCGGCGCCGTCTTCGGCGGCGAGCACTCCGCGCACTACTACTTCCGCGACTTCTGGGGCGCCGACAACGGCATGCTCGCCGCGATGCACCTGCTCGCGGAGTTCGGCCAGACCGACGGCCTCATGTCCGACCTCTCCGCGCGCTACACGCCGTACGCGCTGTCGGGCGAGATCAACAGCACGGTCGACGACGTGCCCGCCGCCTACGAGCGCATCGTCGAGGCCTTCCGCGGCCGCGGCGAGTTCGACGAGCTCGACGGCCTCACGGTCGACGGCCCGGTCGGCGACGACGGATCCTTCTGGTGGTTCAGCGTCCGCCCGTCGAACACCGAGCCGCTCCTGCGCCTGAACGTCGAGGCGTCGACCGAGGCGAAGATGGCCGCCCTCCGCGACGAGCTCCTGGGGCTGATCCGCGGGGCCTGA
- a CDS encoding DUF3499 family protein: MTNRPCSRVGCTGGATTTLTYVYADSMAVLGPLSHDSEPHSYDLCDRHAARLSAPQGWQIVRHGVLGEVGS, from the coding sequence ATGACGAACAGGCCCTGCTCCCGCGTCGGCTGCACCGGCGGCGCCACGACCACCCTCACCTACGTCTACGCGGACTCCATGGCCGTCCTCGGTCCCCTCAGCCACGACTCCGAGCCGCACAGCTACGACCTCTGCGACCGCCACGCCGCCCGTCTCTCGGCCCCGCAGGGCTGGCAGATCGTCCGGCACGGGGTGCTCGGTGAGGTAGGTTCCTGA
- a CDS encoding metal-sensitive transcriptional regulator translates to MVGYSEGKDDILKRLRRAEGQVRGIERMVESDTYCIDVLTQVSAVTRAMETVALKLLDDHLAHCLAEAAREGGQVADDKVREASAAIARLVRS, encoded by the coding sequence ATGGTCGGGTACAGCGAGGGCAAGGACGACATCCTCAAGCGGCTGCGGCGCGCGGAGGGGCAGGTGCGCGGGATCGAGCGCATGGTCGAGTCCGACACGTACTGCATCGACGTGCTCACGCAGGTCTCGGCCGTCACCCGCGCCATGGAGACCGTCGCGCTGAAGCTGCTCGACGACCACCTCGCCCACTGCCTCGCGGAGGCGGCGCGCGAGGGCGGCCAGGTCGCGGACGACAAGGTCCGCGAGGCCTCCGCGGCCATCGCGCGGCTCGTCCGGTCCTGA